A part of Leifsonia xyli subsp. xyli str. CTCB07 genomic DNA contains:
- a CDS encoding S53 family peptidase gives MPSHVLVRAAAGAAAALTIGGLALAASPDPSRTPLTGSVPVWTATTTSSPAPDADTTLAVVLRDGSSAADARAVAEWLDSHGLDASGWDHRTGTLRVNGTRSHVAEAFDTAFAVYSLSSGSTVAPTTALSVPASLPQIVGVSGAVTGDGYRPTASAAEPSIDSPDCAAYWGEKLSSQWPASLTVEHRSNSLCGYTPKQLRAVQQVPDGYRGAGTKVAIVAAFDDPAVAANTDTYSRQMGEPVLTDDQYAHHAPAHPAVSRCGGPSSWTEEQHLDVQAVHAMAPDAKIEYWGADDCTTAPMFLRILDAVNAGPDVISLSFGSPENLDTADDRTLLNRVLVDAASRNISVFASSGNDGDYSAQGDHNTGTSVSSPASSPYLTAVGGTSTGIAKDGTIAVEAGWEIQSRFARNGGLIPPGFAFGSGGGESTVYDRPSWQRTALASHSGAGRLVRDVASLADPNTGFVVYGPHDGTTAAVSHGGDSLATPMVASMVALAKATTGVKIGLASPALYALAGTPALRDVTPASAATWSPKGQKGAIYPETIFVWDTKPQSLQSSKEWDDVTGLGVPTGIDFIKNFGKKTQ, from the coding sequence ATGCCCTCACACGTCCTTGTCCGGGCCGCAGCAGGCGCTGCGGCCGCTCTCACGATCGGCGGCCTCGCTCTAGCCGCCAGCCCCGACCCTTCACGAACCCCCCTGACCGGCTCTGTGCCGGTCTGGACCGCGACGACGACCTCGTCGCCCGCCCCCGACGCCGACACGACCCTGGCCGTCGTGCTGCGCGACGGATCGAGCGCGGCCGACGCGCGAGCCGTCGCCGAGTGGCTCGACAGCCACGGGCTCGACGCATCCGGATGGGACCACCGCACAGGCACCCTCCGGGTGAACGGAACACGATCGCACGTGGCCGAGGCCTTCGACACCGCGTTCGCCGTGTACTCCCTGTCATCGGGCTCCACGGTCGCACCGACGACCGCACTCTCCGTCCCCGCCTCCCTGCCGCAGATCGTCGGAGTCTCCGGCGCGGTGACGGGAGACGGCTACCGGCCCACGGCGTCAGCGGCTGAGCCGTCGATCGACAGCCCGGACTGCGCCGCCTACTGGGGTGAGAAGCTGAGCTCGCAGTGGCCGGCCTCCCTCACCGTCGAACACCGCTCCAACTCGCTGTGCGGTTACACGCCCAAGCAGCTGCGAGCCGTGCAGCAGGTCCCCGACGGCTACCGCGGCGCGGGGACGAAGGTCGCGATCGTGGCGGCCTTCGACGATCCCGCCGTCGCAGCGAACACGGACACCTACTCCCGGCAGATGGGCGAGCCCGTGCTCACCGATGACCAGTACGCGCACCACGCACCTGCCCACCCCGCTGTCTCCCGCTGCGGGGGTCCGTCCTCGTGGACCGAGGAGCAGCACCTGGATGTGCAGGCGGTCCACGCGATGGCGCCCGATGCGAAGATCGAGTACTGGGGGGCGGACGACTGCACCACCGCACCGATGTTCCTGCGCATTCTCGACGCGGTCAACGCTGGACCCGACGTGATCTCCCTCTCCTTCGGCTCGCCGGAGAACCTCGACACCGCGGACGATCGGACGCTGCTCAACCGCGTGCTCGTCGATGCCGCAAGCCGGAACATCTCCGTCTTCGCCTCGTCGGGCAACGACGGCGACTACTCCGCCCAGGGCGACCACAACACAGGCACGAGCGTCTCCTCCCCGGCGTCAAGCCCTTACCTCACCGCCGTCGGCGGCACGAGCACCGGGATCGCCAAGGATGGCACGATCGCCGTCGAAGCAGGCTGGGAGATCCAGTCGCGCTTCGCGCGCAACGGCGGGCTCATCCCGCCCGGGTTCGCCTTCGGGTCAGGCGGCGGGGAATCCACCGTCTACGACCGCCCGAGCTGGCAGCGCACCGCGCTTGCCAGCCACTCGGGAGCCGGGCGTCTCGTCCGCGATGTCGCGTCTCTCGCCGATCCCAACACGGGCTTCGTCGTCTACGGGCCCCACGACGGCACCACCGCGGCGGTGAGCCACGGTGGCGACAGCCTCGCGACTCCGATGGTCGCGTCCATGGTCGCCCTCGCGAAAGCGACGACGGGCGTGAAGATCGGCCTGGCGAGCCCTGCTCTGTACGCGCTGGCCGGAACCCCCGCGCTTCGCGATGTCACCCCGGCTTCGGCGGCCACCTGGTCCCCGAAAGGACAAAAGGGCGCGATCTATCCCGAGACAATCTTCGTCTGGGACACGAAACCGCAATCGCTGCAGTCGTCGAAAGAGTGGGACGACGTCACCGGCCTCGGCGTGCCCACAGGAATCGACTTCATCAAGAACTTCGGAAAGAAGACGCAATGA
- the rbfA gene encoding 30S ribosome-binding factor RbfA, which produces MADPARARKLADRIKVIVAERLDRGLRDPRLGFVTITDVQVTGDLQHATVFYTVYGTDQERADTAAALTAATGMLRSEVGKNITARLTPTLQFQLDAIPENAAHIEDLLRQARDHDTEVAGLAEGAAYAGEQDPYVKPREAN; this is translated from the coding sequence ATGGCCGACCCGGCACGGGCGAGGAAGCTCGCCGACAGAATCAAGGTCATCGTCGCTGAGCGTCTCGACCGGGGCTTGCGCGATCCGCGTCTCGGTTTCGTGACGATCACCGACGTCCAGGTGACCGGTGACTTGCAGCACGCGACCGTCTTCTACACGGTGTATGGAACCGACCAGGAGCGCGCGGACACCGCAGCCGCGCTGACAGCGGCCACCGGGATGCTGCGTAGCGAGGTCGGCAAGAACATCACCGCTCGCCTCACGCCGACGCTGCAGTTCCAGCTGGATGCCATCCCGGAGAACGCGGCCCACATCGAGGACCTGCTGCGCCAGGCGCGCGATCACGACACCGAAGTGGCCGGTCTCGCCGAGGGCGCCGCCTACGCCGGGGAGCAGGACCCCTATGTGAAGCCACGCGAGGCGAACTAG
- the infB gene encoding translation initiation factor IF-2, with amino-acid sequence MAAKPRVHEVASELGVDSKIALAKLKEMGEFVKGPSSSIEPPVARKLRAALEAEGHLPGAGGDKTAAQASPAPRPPRPATADGSGAPKPQAPMSVAERQAAAEKAASEKAAAEKVAASEAADAKPAAGAPADTAKPSSPPRPSGVSAPRPGNNPFASNQGMGQRPSAPRPGNNPFSSSQGMGQRPSPSNIPRPAPPRPGSPRIGAPRPGGGQRQGGGGRPGFQQRPGSAGGGAGGGLQRPGGAGAGGFSGPRTGGGGGRGRGPGGGTAGAFGRGGGKSKARKSKRAKRQEFEMREAPSLGGVTVPRGDGGTAIRLRRGASISDFADKIDANPASLVTVLFHLGEMATATESLDEATFQILGEELGYKVQVVSPEDEDKELLEGFDIDLDAELEGESDEDLEIRPPVVTVMGHVDHGKTRLLDAIRSANVVEGEAGGITQHIGAYQVWTEHEGIERAITFIDTPGHEAFTAMRARGAQVTDIAILVVAADDGIMPQTIEALNHAQAANVPIVVAVNKVDKPEANPAKVRQQLTEFSLVAEEYGGDVMFVDVSARNNIGIQELLDAVLLTADAGLDLRANPNKDARGVAIEAKLDKGRGAVATVLIQSGTLRVGDAIVAGTAYGRVRAMADENGDPVLEAAPSRPVQVQGLSSVPRAGDTFIVTEEDRTARQIAEKREAAERNAQLAKARKRISLEDFTRALEEGKVEALNLIIKGDVSGAVEALEESLMKIEVDDSVSLRILHRGVGAITESDIDLATIDNAIVIGFNVRPDVKARERAAREGVDVRFYSVIYNAIDDIESSLKGMLKPEFEEVQSGVADIREVFRSSKFGNIAGVIVRSGTITRNAKARVIRDGVVIADNLAIESLRRFKDDVTEVRTDFECGIGLGKYNDIQVGDEIETIEMREKPRV; translated from the coding sequence GTGGCTGCAAAACCACGTGTACACGAGGTGGCGAGCGAGCTCGGCGTCGACAGCAAGATCGCACTCGCGAAACTCAAGGAGATGGGCGAGTTCGTCAAGGGCCCGTCTTCGAGCATCGAGCCTCCGGTGGCCCGCAAGCTGCGCGCTGCCCTCGAGGCGGAAGGCCATCTGCCCGGCGCCGGCGGCGATAAGACAGCCGCGCAAGCCTCCCCGGCGCCACGCCCGCCGCGGCCGGCGACGGCCGATGGCTCCGGCGCGCCCAAGCCGCAGGCGCCGATGTCGGTCGCCGAGCGTCAGGCGGCGGCCGAGAAGGCCGCCTCTGAGAAAGCGGCGGCTGAGAAGGTGGCGGCCAGCGAGGCCGCTGACGCGAAGCCCGCCGCGGGCGCCCCGGCGGACACGGCCAAACCGTCGTCCCCGCCCCGCCCCAGCGGCGTCAGCGCCCCGCGCCCGGGCAACAACCCTTTCGCCTCCAATCAGGGCATGGGGCAGCGCCCCAGCGCCCCGCGTCCGGGGAACAACCCGTTCTCCAGCTCGCAGGGCATGGGCCAGCGTCCTTCTCCTAGCAACATCCCGCGTCCGGCCCCGCCGCGTCCGGGCTCGCCCCGCATCGGCGCTCCGCGTCCCGGAGGTGGCCAGCGCCAGGGCGGCGGCGGCCGTCCCGGTTTCCAGCAGCGCCCGGGCAGTGCCGGCGGCGGTGCGGGCGGCGGCCTCCAGCGTCCCGGCGGCGCAGGAGCCGGCGGTTTCAGCGGTCCCCGTACGGGCGGTGGAGGCGGTCGCGGTCGCGGACCGGGCGGCGGAACCGCGGGTGCGTTCGGCCGTGGCGGCGGCAAGTCGAAGGCCCGCAAGTCGAAGCGCGCGAAGCGCCAGGAATTCGAGATGCGGGAGGCCCCGTCGCTGGGCGGTGTGACTGTTCCCCGTGGCGACGGCGGTACGGCTATCCGGCTGCGCCGCGGCGCGTCCATCTCGGACTTCGCCGACAAGATCGACGCGAACCCCGCTTCGCTCGTGACGGTGCTCTTCCACCTGGGCGAGATGGCGACCGCGACCGAGTCGCTCGACGAGGCCACTTTCCAGATCCTCGGTGAGGAACTCGGCTACAAGGTTCAGGTCGTCTCCCCCGAGGATGAGGACAAGGAGCTCCTGGAGGGCTTCGACATCGACCTCGACGCCGAGCTGGAGGGCGAGTCCGACGAGGATCTCGAGATCCGCCCACCGGTCGTCACCGTCATGGGCCACGTCGACCACGGTAAGACGCGACTGCTGGACGCGATTCGCAGCGCCAACGTTGTGGAGGGCGAGGCCGGCGGCATCACCCAGCACATCGGCGCCTACCAGGTGTGGACCGAGCACGAGGGCATTGAGCGTGCGATCACCTTTATCGACACCCCGGGTCACGAGGCGTTCACGGCCATGCGTGCCCGCGGCGCCCAGGTGACCGACATCGCGATCCTCGTCGTCGCGGCCGATGACGGCATCATGCCGCAGACCATCGAGGCGCTGAACCACGCCCAGGCGGCAAACGTGCCGATCGTGGTTGCGGTGAACAAGGTCGACAAGCCGGAGGCGAACCCCGCCAAGGTGCGTCAGCAGCTCACCGAGTTCAGCCTGGTGGCCGAGGAGTACGGCGGCGACGTGATGTTCGTCGACGTCTCCGCGCGGAACAACATCGGCATCCAGGAGCTCCTGGACGCGGTGCTGCTCACCGCGGACGCCGGGCTCGACCTGCGTGCGAACCCGAACAAAGACGCCCGCGGCGTGGCCATCGAGGCCAAACTCGACAAAGGCCGTGGCGCGGTGGCGACTGTGCTGATCCAGTCGGGCACGCTCCGCGTCGGGGATGCGATCGTGGCGGGCACCGCCTACGGCCGTGTCCGCGCGATGGCGGACGAGAACGGCGACCCGGTGCTGGAGGCGGCTCCGTCGCGTCCGGTGCAGGTGCAGGGCCTCTCCAGCGTTCCGCGCGCCGGCGACACCTTCATCGTCACCGAGGAGGACCGCACCGCCCGGCAGATCGCCGAGAAACGCGAAGCCGCCGAGCGCAATGCGCAGCTGGCGAAGGCTCGCAAGCGTATCTCGCTCGAGGACTTCACCCGCGCTCTGGAAGAGGGCAAGGTCGAAGCGCTCAACCTCATCATCAAGGGCGACGTTTCCGGTGCTGTGGAGGCGCTGGAGGAGTCGCTCATGAAGATCGAGGTGGACGACTCGGTCTCCCTGCGCATCCTGCACCGCGGCGTCGGCGCGATCACCGAGTCGGACATCGACCTGGCGACCATCGACAACGCCATCGTGATCGGCTTCAACGTCCGCCCGGACGTCAAAGCCCGCGAGCGTGCGGCCCGTGAGGGCGTGGATGTGCGCTTCTACTCGGTCATCTACAACGCCATCGATGACATCGAGAGCTCGCTCAAGGGCATGCTCAAACCCGAGTTCGAGGAAGTCCAGTCCGGTGTCGCCGATATCCGCGAGGTGTTCCGCTCCTCCAAGTTCGGCAACATCGCCGGTGTCATCGTCCGCAGCGGAACGATCACGCGCAACGCCAAGGCGCGCGTCATCCGCGACGGCGTGGTCATCGCGGACAACCTGGCCATCGAGTCGCTGCGCCGGTTCAAGGACGACGTCACCGAGGTCCGCACGGACTTCGAGTGCGGTATCGGCCTCGGCAAGTACAACGACATCCAGGTGGGCGACGAGATCGAGACCATCGAGATGCGCGAGAAACCGCGCGTCTGA
- a CDS encoding A/G-specific adenine glycosylase, whose protein sequence is MREPFASAVVDWYHANRRDLPWRRAGFIAWGTLVSEFMLQQTPVSRVIPRLEEWLARWPTPADLAAVPPGEAVRAWRSLGYPRRALWLHSAAVAIAEQHGGVVPDDVDALLALPGVGDYTARAVAVFAYGNRHPVVDTNIRRVIARAVEGQGEPGPPSAKRDLAAMEALLPRDRPAAAAFNAGMMELGALVCVARTPRCDVCPLAAACVWRAAGFPPYAGPRKAVQKKYEGSDRQVRGRILAELRAAHLPVTAAELESVWPDAAQRDRALAGLLSDGLAIADEGGYTLP, encoded by the coding sequence ATGCGTGAACCTTTCGCGAGCGCCGTCGTGGACTGGTACCACGCCAACCGGCGCGACCTCCCCTGGCGCCGCGCCGGCTTCATAGCCTGGGGCACGCTGGTGAGCGAGTTCATGCTGCAGCAGACACCCGTCTCCCGGGTGATCCCCCGCCTGGAGGAGTGGCTGGCGCGCTGGCCGACCCCGGCCGACCTCGCCGCTGTCCCCCCGGGCGAGGCTGTGCGAGCCTGGCGCTCGCTCGGCTATCCGCGGCGCGCGCTGTGGCTGCACTCGGCGGCCGTCGCAATCGCGGAACAGCACGGCGGAGTGGTCCCCGACGACGTGGACGCGCTCCTCGCCCTCCCGGGCGTCGGCGACTACACCGCGCGCGCCGTCGCTGTCTTCGCCTACGGAAACCGGCACCCCGTGGTCGACACCAACATCCGCCGGGTCATCGCCCGCGCGGTCGAGGGCCAGGGCGAACCCGGCCCGCCCAGCGCCAAGCGCGACCTCGCCGCGATGGAGGCGCTGCTCCCCCGCGATCGCCCCGCCGCCGCCGCCTTCAACGCGGGGATGATGGAGCTCGGCGCCCTCGTCTGCGTCGCCCGCACCCCGCGCTGCGACGTCTGCCCGCTCGCTGCGGCCTGCGTCTGGCGCGCCGCCGGCTTCCCGCCCTACGCCGGTCCCCGAAAAGCCGTCCAGAAGAAGTACGAGGGCAGCGACCGCCAGGTGCGCGGCCGCATCCTGGCCGAGCTGCGCGCCGCGCACCTCCCAGTCACCGCCGCAGAGTTGGAGTCCGTCTGGCCGGATGCCGCACAGCGAGACCGCGCACTCGCAGGCCTTCTCTCCGACGGCCTGGCGATCGCCGACGAGGGCGGCTACACGCTCCCCTGA
- a CDS encoding SGNH hydrolase domain-containing protein, with the protein MAPGDRSHLREPCVPSGDGERRTASVVGDSIALSWVPALRSALGSGWEVTVLGLQGCPAASTRVGEVRDRTTFTDDCEKMRESDLAAVAAAKPDLIVFASALGPYKTLESGKTGASAQAEWTSATLRSIEAVYSVGAPVVVIGNPPEGRRVTDCALRIFGPERCASTIAAVDREKRAAEVEAVRQATAQGLPAAYIDPEPWFCTSDGSCPIRVGDVIVRLDSSHLTQSSSESLGGVLRSALAAARVV; encoded by the coding sequence GTGGCTCCGGGCGATCGTTCGCACCTCCGGGAGCCCTGCGTCCCGTCGGGCGACGGAGAACGCCGGACGGCCTCCGTCGTCGGCGACTCGATCGCGCTGAGCTGGGTTCCCGCTCTCCGCTCGGCCCTCGGTTCCGGCTGGGAGGTGACCGTGCTCGGCCTGCAGGGGTGCCCGGCCGCCTCGACGCGGGTCGGCGAAGTGCGCGACCGCACGACTTTCACCGACGACTGCGAGAAGATGCGCGAGTCCGACCTGGCCGCCGTCGCCGCGGCGAAACCCGATCTGATCGTCTTCGCGAGCGCTCTGGGACCCTACAAAACGCTTGAGAGCGGCAAGACCGGAGCGTCGGCCCAGGCCGAGTGGACGAGCGCGACGCTGCGGAGCATAGAAGCCGTGTACTCGGTGGGAGCGCCGGTCGTGGTGATCGGCAATCCCCCCGAAGGGCGGCGGGTGACAGACTGCGCGCTCCGGATCTTCGGGCCCGAACGATGCGCGTCCACGATCGCCGCGGTCGACCGGGAGAAACGAGCTGCCGAGGTGGAGGCCGTCCGGCAAGCCACGGCCCAGGGCCTGCCTGCGGCTTACATCGACCCGGAACCATGGTTCTGCACCAGCGACGGCAGCTGCCCGATCAGGGTCGGCGATGTGATCGTCCGGCTCGACTCCAGCCACCTCACGCAGAGCTCCTCCGAGTCCCTGGGCGGTGTGCTGCGTTCGGCCCTGGCGGCGGCTCGGGTGGTGTGA
- a CDS encoding YlxR family protein, which produces MESVRTCVGCRSRAPRLSLLRVVVRNSELVVDPSAAFPGRGAWLHPVDGCLDLALKRRAFGRALRVDGTLDPTALRAYYENRLKNQ; this is translated from the coding sequence ATGGAATCTGTCAGAACGTGCGTCGGATGCCGTTCTCGCGCCCCGCGGCTTTCTCTTCTGAGGGTCGTCGTCCGGAATTCGGAACTGGTGGTCGATCCGTCTGCCGCTTTCCCCGGCCGTGGCGCGTGGCTGCATCCGGTCGACGGGTGTCTTGACCTCGCCCTTAAGCGCCGCGCCTTCGGGCGTGCGCTGCGGGTGGACGGGACGCTCGACCCGACGGCCCTCCGGGCCTACTACGAGAACAGGCTGAAGAATCAGTGA
- a CDS encoding ketopantoate reductase family protein — translation MRIGVIGAGAIGGTIAALLDRVGHLVEVTARGEHLAAIRTEGLRLDGGWGAHTARVAAAETLQTRPELAFLCTKAQDAAYALRDNTSLLDGIPVVVVQNGLTGLRLATGLLPGSECVGALALFAAGFLSPGRIVVTTTANTYLGAGDGRAPAAAAATARILDAALPSVAVDDFTGCQWTKLIVNQVNALPAITGLSVQETLGDRRLRRVMTASLQEAVRVGYAHGVRYGSIQGLSDGLLRFAAHAPRWAAQAVPLLMRRRMGATPNPGSTLQSVRRGQPSEIDYLNGAVVAKARAAGGEAPVNAALTALVHEVERSVAFLPAETVAERMRPLLTAGRPPAAPRAPANGGRAA, via the coding sequence GTGCGTATCGGCGTGATCGGAGCGGGAGCCATCGGCGGGACCATCGCGGCCCTTCTCGACCGCGTCGGCCATCTGGTCGAGGTGACCGCCCGCGGCGAGCACCTCGCCGCGATCCGCACCGAGGGGCTCCGTCTCGACGGTGGCTGGGGCGCGCACACCGCACGGGTCGCCGCAGCCGAGACGCTGCAGACCCGGCCTGAGCTGGCGTTCCTCTGCACGAAGGCCCAGGATGCTGCGTACGCCCTCCGCGACAACACCTCCCTCCTCGATGGTATCCCCGTGGTCGTCGTGCAGAACGGCCTCACCGGCCTCCGCCTCGCCACCGGGCTGCTGCCCGGCTCCGAGTGCGTCGGCGCCCTCGCGCTGTTCGCGGCGGGCTTCCTCTCCCCCGGCCGCATCGTCGTCACGACGACGGCGAACACCTATCTCGGCGCGGGCGACGGCCGTGCGCCCGCGGCCGCGGCCGCCACCGCACGCATCCTCGACGCCGCTCTGCCGAGCGTCGCTGTCGACGACTTCACGGGCTGCCAGTGGACCAAGCTCATCGTCAACCAGGTGAACGCCCTGCCCGCGATCACCGGCCTGAGCGTCCAGGAGACACTCGGTGACCGGCGGCTGCGGCGGGTGATGACGGCGAGCCTCCAAGAGGCGGTGCGGGTCGGGTACGCGCACGGTGTCCGCTACGGCAGCATCCAGGGCCTGAGCGACGGCCTCCTGCGTTTCGCCGCCCACGCGCCGCGCTGGGCGGCTCAGGCTGTGCCGCTGCTGATGCGACGGAGGATGGGGGCGACACCGAACCCGGGCTCCACCCTGCAAAGCGTCCGTCGGGGGCAGCCCAGCGAAATCGACTACCTGAACGGAGCCGTCGTCGCAAAGGCGCGGGCAGCCGGTGGCGAGGCGCCGGTCAACGCCGCGCTGACCGCGCTCGTACACGAGGTGGAGCGTTCGGTGGCGTTCCTGCCGGCCGAGACCGTCGCGGAGCGGATGCGGCCACTCCTGACAGCGGGGAGACCACCGGCCGCACCGCGAGCGCCGGCGAACGGAGGTCGCGCGGCGTGA
- the nusA gene encoding transcription termination factor NusA, which translates to MDIDLSVLRLMEREREIPFEELVQIIEQAILTAYLKHTDQADHRHGEPPAARVHLDRKTGHVTVYVPERDDDGNVIGEAEDSPSDFGRIAAFAAKQVINQRLRDLADDAVLGEFRGCEGDIVAGVIQQGPNPRMVHIDLGSVEAILPPEEQVHGEEYPHGSRIRVYVTSVAKGPKGPSITVSRTHPTLVRKLFALEVPEIASGVVEIVSIAREAGHRTKIAVRATEPGVNAKGACIGELGQRVRAVTAELNSEKIDIVDYSPDLATFVSSALSPAKVTSAFVIDESLKAVRALVPDYQLSLAIGKEGQNARLAAKLTGAKIDIQPDSILDRE; encoded by the coding sequence ATGGACATCGACCTCAGCGTCTTGCGTCTCATGGAGCGCGAGAGGGAGATCCCGTTCGAGGAACTGGTGCAGATCATCGAGCAGGCCATCCTGACCGCCTATCTGAAGCACACCGACCAGGCCGATCACCGCCACGGCGAGCCGCCTGCCGCGCGGGTGCATCTGGACCGCAAGACGGGTCATGTCACCGTCTACGTCCCCGAGAGGGACGACGACGGCAACGTCATCGGCGAGGCCGAGGACAGCCCGAGCGACTTCGGCCGCATCGCCGCGTTCGCGGCGAAGCAGGTGATCAACCAGCGGCTGCGCGACCTCGCGGACGACGCGGTGCTCGGCGAGTTCCGCGGATGCGAGGGCGACATCGTCGCCGGGGTGATCCAGCAGGGCCCCAATCCGCGGATGGTGCATATCGACCTCGGCAGCGTGGAGGCCATTCTGCCTCCGGAGGAGCAAGTACACGGCGAAGAGTACCCGCACGGCTCCCGTATCCGCGTGTACGTCACGAGTGTCGCCAAGGGTCCGAAGGGTCCGTCGATCACCGTCTCGCGCACGCATCCGACGCTGGTCAGGAAGCTGTTCGCCCTCGAGGTGCCAGAGATCGCGAGCGGCGTGGTGGAGATCGTGTCGATCGCCCGCGAGGCCGGGCACCGCACCAAGATCGCCGTCCGGGCGACGGAGCCCGGTGTGAACGCCAAAGGCGCGTGCATCGGGGAGCTCGGGCAGCGCGTTCGCGCGGTCACGGCCGAACTCAACAGCGAAAAGATCGACATCGTCGACTATTCGCCCGATCTCGCGACCTTCGTCTCGAGCGCCCTCTCGCCGGCGAAGGTGACCAGTGCGTTCGTGATCGACGAAAGCCTCAAGGCCGTGCGTGCGCTGGTGCCGGACTACCAGCTGTCGCTCGCGATCGGCAAAGAAGGCCAGAACGCCCGCCTCGCCGCCAAGCTGACGGGCGCGAAGATCGACATCCAGCCGGATTCGATCCTGGACCGCGAGTAG
- a CDS encoding acyltransferase family protein has product MRTWFRPDIEGLRALAVLVVVANHAWRFPTGGYVGVDIFFVISGYLITRALLREKEYKGAISLGRFYTRRFARLAPAAIATIAVTVAMSNLLFFGVTNASWNQQAFTSLLWVQNWNLVHARTVYLDANASVSLFQHFWSLSVEEQFYAFWPWVLILAWAAVAVWAAVAKRRPPHLRSTVLVVGVLGFAASLAFSIWLTDSRPASAYFATPTRVWEFAAGVIAAAGFAGVSRRVPAKALRAAGLAAILISAVLFDTTTPFPGAAALLPVLGTVVVIVAAERAATDRDYGRVLTLAPVRYIGRISYSLYLWHAPVIVFAAALFPGEGFVHGLLCVAASVAIAALSYYVIEQPAWQAAVWKRLGAWLSERGNRARLGDYPWRLCWWLSCLSASSAESNCSRSPLRRPPPRPPGLPPKNLRRRWPSPRSGTPGGRSRPNSPHRSSPSISRVACATRCRWLRAIVRTSGSPASRRATENAGRPPSSATRSR; this is encoded by the coding sequence ATGCGTACCTGGTTCCGTCCGGACATCGAAGGCCTCCGCGCTCTCGCCGTCCTGGTCGTCGTCGCAAACCATGCGTGGCGATTCCCCACTGGCGGATACGTCGGTGTGGACATCTTCTTCGTGATCTCCGGCTACCTGATCACGCGAGCTCTCCTGCGCGAAAAGGAGTACAAGGGTGCGATCTCGCTCGGTCGCTTCTACACCCGGAGATTCGCTCGGCTCGCACCGGCCGCGATCGCGACGATCGCCGTCACCGTAGCGATGTCCAACCTTCTGTTCTTCGGTGTGACGAACGCCTCCTGGAATCAGCAGGCGTTCACGTCGCTGCTGTGGGTCCAGAACTGGAACCTGGTGCATGCGAGAACCGTCTACCTCGACGCCAATGCGTCTGTCTCACTGTTCCAGCACTTCTGGTCGCTGTCGGTCGAGGAGCAGTTCTACGCCTTCTGGCCGTGGGTGCTCATTCTCGCCTGGGCCGCTGTGGCCGTCTGGGCCGCCGTGGCGAAACGTCGCCCTCCCCACCTGCGCAGCACCGTGCTGGTGGTCGGCGTCCTCGGCTTCGCCGCCTCGCTCGCCTTCTCGATCTGGCTGACCGACTCGCGTCCCGCTTCGGCCTATTTCGCGACCCCGACCCGCGTCTGGGAGTTCGCGGCCGGTGTGATCGCCGCCGCCGGATTCGCCGGTGTCTCCCGCCGCGTACCGGCAAAGGCCCTCCGAGCGGCCGGACTGGCGGCGATTCTGATCTCCGCCGTGCTCTTCGACACGACGACGCCGTTCCCCGGCGCCGCCGCGCTCCTCCCTGTCCTCGGCACGGTCGTGGTGATCGTCGCTGCCGAGCGCGCCGCCACTGACCGGGACTACGGACGGGTTCTCACGCTGGCCCCCGTTCGCTACATCGGCCGCATCTCCTATTCGCTCTACTTGTGGCACGCCCCGGTCATCGTCTTCGCTGCGGCGCTGTTCCCGGGCGAAGGCTTCGTCCACGGTTTGCTCTGCGTGGCGGCGTCGGTGGCCATCGCCGCCCTGTCCTACTACGTCATCGAGCAGCCGGCGTGGCAAGCCGCTGTCTGGAAGCGCCTCGGGGCGTGGCTGTCAGAGCGCGGCAACCGGGCCCGCTTGGGGGATTATCCGTGGCGGCTTTGCTGGTGGCTGTCCTGTCTGTCGGCCAGTTCCGCGGAGTCGAACTGCTCCCGAAGCCCGCTCCGGCGACCACCGCCCCGGCCTCCTGGTCTTCCCCCGAAGAACTTGCGGCGGCGCTGGCCGAGTCCTCGGTCGGGGACTCCTGGAGGCCGTTCTCGGCCGAACTCTCCGCACCGCTCCAGCCCGTCGATTTCCAGGGTTGCCTGCGCGACGCGGTGTCGGTGGCTCCGGGCGATCGTTCGCACCTCCGGGAGCCCTGCGTCCCGTCGGGCGACGGAGAACGCCGGACGGCCTCCGTCGTCGGCGACTCGATCGCGCTGA